Below is a window of Salvelinus sp. IW2-2015 linkage group LG11, ASM291031v2, whole genome shotgun sequence DNA.
caatgcccccgtgtacaaagtgagatccatatagaaatggtttgtcgagattggtgtggaagaacttgactggcctgcacagagccctgacttcaaccccatcgaacacctttgcgatgaattggaacgctgactgcaagccaggcctaatcacccaacatcagtgactgacctcactaatgctgttgtggctgaatggaagcaagtccccgcaacaatgttcaaacatctagtggaaagccttcccagaagagtggaggctgtRATAGCAGcaaactctatattaatgcctatgattttggaatgagatgttcgacaagcaggtgatTACATACGTTTGGTAATTGAGTGTATCTGTGTATGTTCTGATGGGACCATTTACATCCTAACATTGGAACCAACATTCTATGAATGATTCTATAACTTCCATTGAGAGCACTGGGGAGTGACTAAATCCCATGCACTTCCCATGTCACTTAGGAATGAGTTATAGTCACCCCATctttattaattaattaaaaaMAAAAAAMAAAGTCAAAGCTCGGTGAACCTGGCATTCCCTCTGGGGTTTGCTTGTGTGTACAGTCGTgaccaaacgttttgagaatgacacaaatattattttccacaaagtttgctgcttcagtgtctttagatatttttgtcagatgttactatggaatactgaaataAAATTACAAGAATTTCATAAGTATCAAAGGCTTTtactgacaattacatgaagttaatgcaatgagtcaatatttgcagtgttgacccttctttttcaagacctctgcaatctgccctggcatgctgtcaattaacttctgggccacatcctgactgatggcagcccattcttgcataatcaatgcttggagtttgtcagaattggtgggtttttgtttgtccacccgcctcttgaggattgaccacaagttctcaatgggattaaggtctggggagatttctggccatggacccaaaatattgctgttttgttccccgagccacttatcatgtttgccttatggcaagtggCTCCATCATGCTGccaaaggcattgttcatcaccaaactgttcctggatggttgggagaagttgctctcggaggatgtgttggtagcattccttattcatggctgtgttcttaggcaaaattgtgagtgagcccactgccttggctgagaagcaaccccacacatgaatggtctcaggatgctttacRgttggcatgacacaggactgatggttgcgctcaccttgtcttctccggacaaactttttttccggataccccaaacaatcggaaaggggattcatcagagaaaatgactttaccccagtccacagcagtccaatccctgtaccttttgcagaatatcagtctgtccctgatgtttttcctggagagaagtggcttctttgctgcccttcttgacaccaggccatcctccaaaagtcttaacctcactgtgcatgcagatgcactcacacctgcctgctgccattcctgagcaagctctgtactggtggtgccccgatcccgcagctgaatcaactttaggagacggtcctggcgcttgctggactttcttgggcgccctgaagccttcttcaagacaattgaaccgctctccttgaagttcttgatgatccgataaatggttgatttaggtgcaatcttactggcagcaatatccttgcttgtgaagccctttttgtgcaaagcaatgatgacggcacgtgtttccttgcaggcaaccatggttgacagaggaagaacaatgattccaagcaccaccctccttttgaagcttccagtctgttattcgaactcaatccgcatgacagagtgatctccaacattgtcctcgtcaacactcacacctgtgttaacgagagaatcactgacatgatgtcagcagGTCCttctgtggcagggctgaaatgcagtggaaatgttttMGGGGGATACAGCTCATTTGCAAGGCAAATAGGGAtgttgcaattaattgcaatttatctgatcactcttcataacattctggagtatatgcaaattgccatcatacaaactgaggcagcaaactttgtgaaaattaatatttgtgtcattctcaaaacttttggccacgactgtttgTTTAACAGTTAGCGAAGAGGGTGTAAACTAACGTTTCAGCATCTCAACCCACAGCTCCAAAGAGCCCAAACAGAGCCAAGTGCCTTGCAGATCACCTGCCGTTGCTCAGCTGTTGCTAGTGTGTCAATGAGCAGGAATATTTTCCCATCTCATGTTCTGTGGATGCAGCTGCTATTGCCCCTTTATGGAAATGTGGAACCTATGGCCACCTTCCTGTTTCCCTCGCTCAAGCCTCAATTGCTAGTATATTATTACCCTGTTTCCTTTCACAATCACTAACACTGGTATCTTTCTCTGTTCATTCATCCTGTCCCACCATCTCTTCTACTCTCTGTCCTACAGCATCGGCCTATGCGAACCTGCAGTGGGAGCAGCAGCCCAGGCAGGATGGGAGCCACCCACCTCAGGACTACCCTCACAGGGACCAGCCCCCAGTGGCTGGCTACATCCCCCAGCCCAATTACATGGAGGGAGATCATGATCTCATCAAgcccaaaaggctcctcaatCCAGTGAAAGCCTCCAAAAGCCACCAGGACCTCCAACGAGAGCTGCTAATGAGCCAGAAAAGGTACAACTCCCACCCAACAGAGTCCCATACAAAATCTTGTATGGAACAGCTGACTGAGGTTATTATCCAGCAATCTAGCTATCAGTGTTTTTCAGCTCTTCTGTGTGTACATCTGTGTGTACACACAGGTCAACCTGACAAGGCATTCAGCATTCTAAGCCAAGCCCTCTGTAATGTTTTGCATCACTAATACTCATTTTGTATGAGAGGATGGATTTCCCTACAGTAATGCCCCATTACAGATCCATATGATGACATTAAAGGCACATACCCATATCAAGGCATTACAAAAATAAAGAGATCCAGGATTACTCATAATCACTATATGTACCTAAACATGTACGGATTTACATAAAAGGAGAAGTACATTCTAAAACATAGACATCATTAGTCACGAAAGGTCAGATGACAACTGATCGTAATGCTACAATGGTGTAATCCCACTTCTCAATTATATAAACCAAAGGTACTTTATTGTAACAACATAACAAACAGAAAGGATTGGGTTTAAAAAGGGTCATAATGATTGAAACAAAGTGTAACAGCATAGGCAACATTcccatttcccctctctccctctcctgactagaaccccataAACTGCCCCTCCAAACGGCTTTCTGAAAGGTGTCTTGGAGATCCACTCACAACATATGCTAGTAACTACACTTAAAAGTTCCCAAAATATTTAGTTCCCAGGAAGCAGGATATTTTCAACATGCCAGGTTGGGtacactcttataaaaaaagggttccaaaagggttattcagataaccctttttgtttcaaggtagaacccgttttgcttccatgtagaaccctataaccaaaaagggttcttcaaaggcttctcctatggggacagtcgaataaccctttaaggttctagatagcacctttttctctAAAAGAGTTTGGGGGAGATGGATGTTAATCCCCCCACCCACTATTTAAGGGGTCTCAAATAGGAATTCTAAATGACTACAGAGAATCAGCTGTGTTTGGATCTTGGGATGAAAAATATGAAACGATTTTTgcttgaaaaacaaaaaaatcgaCAATAGTTCTGTTTGCTCATCTTGAGACGcagtagccagtatacactttctcaaaatagtcagaattaataaaaaaataactaaagaaatctgtcattaatttggaCGTTATTGCAGAGGAGATCATGGTCGCGCAATTTGACATCTAAGGTGTTTGTTGCAGTAATTCTCTAGTGAAATTTGCATAAAAATMAGTCGTCTATCATtgtatgacaacaaacacttcattgaagaatccctaatGTTGACCAATGACTGAGCAAGGACAATTTTTGTGTGCACGAACAGCCAAAAAAACCTTGTCGAAGACCAAAACGAGCAAAAACYtcacaaaatgttgtcataatatgcACGAACTTGCCTTAAGGCATATAAAATAGAAACTAACCAAACAGAGCAGTYTTTTCTTTCCATTGAAAcctgtcgtctgtctctctctctttctctcaacatTCAGATCTCTTTAATTAGCAGGCCAATTAGAAGCCAGTTGACAACCCACCAAGATACTGTCCCAATCGCTGAATTGTTGGGAACTGGGCAAATCCCCATGGCTCAAGCACTCCAACCATCCTTGAGGGGACAGTGGGAACTCAAACCTTTAAGAGAGTGGGCAACAGAGGGCCTTTTATGCCCCTACAGCCCTGCTGTTTTCTAGTGTTCCTCTTGTTTGTTTCATTATGCAGTTGGATTTGTATTTATAGTCATGGTATTCAGTGATCATAAACATGAATCCAAACCTTTTACAACATGCAAGAAGAATACAATTATATAATGCCATAGAATGGCCCGGAAACCCCATTCCCAGGAAGATAGAATGCAGTACATAATGGTGAAATGCCTCCTCTATCTGCTCTTCCCTTTCTGTAATCAATCTACCGTATGTTAATACATTTTCATGGTGTATCTGAACTTGATTACACTGTAGTTAGTCAGTTAATCAATCAGGTGCTAAATAGGTTATAAGAACAACATCATCATACAGGAGAGCCAGACCAATCATTTATAGCCCACAAGTCTAGTAATACATAATTCACTCCAAAATAaatctgttaaaacttcttagggctgcaatcccgttaacgggatcgatatgacaacagccagtgaaagtgcagggcgccaaattcaaaacaacagaaatctcataattaaaattcctcaagcatacaattatttcacaccattttaaagatacacttcttgttaatcccaccacagtgtccgatttcaaaaaggctttacagcgaaagcaccgcaaatcacagaaaaacacagccatttttccagccaaagacaggattaacaaaaagcagaaatagagatcaaattaatcactaacctttgatgatcttcatcagatgacactcataggacttcatgttacaaatcaaatcaaatcaaatgtatttatatagcccttcttacatcagctgatatctcaaagtggtgtacagaaacccagcctaaaaccccaaacagcaagcaatgcaggtgtagaagcacggtggctaggaaaaactccctagaaaggtcaaaacctaggaagaaacctagagaggaaccaggctatgaggggtggccagtcctcttctggctgtgccgggtggagattattaacagaacatggccaagatgttcaaatgttcataaatgaccagcatggtcaaataataataatcacagtagttgtcgagggtgcagcaagtcagcacctcaggagtaaatgtcagttggcttttcatagctgatcattaagagtatctctaccactcctgctgtctctagagagttgaaaaacagcaggtctgggacaggtagcacgtccggtgaacaggtaggttccatagccgcaggcagaacagttgaaacggagcagcagcatggccaggtggatggggacagcaaggatcatcatgccaggtagtcctgaggcatggtcctagggctcagtcctccgagagagagaagaagaaagaaagagagaattagagagagcatacttaaattcacacaggacaccggatagacaggagaagtactccagatataacaaactgaccctagccccccgacacataaactactgcagcataaatacttgaggctgagacaggaggggtcaggagacactgtggccccatccgattaTACCCCCGGACCAgtgccaaacaggaaggatataaccccacccactttgccaaagcacagcccccacaccactagaaggatatcttcaaccaccaacttaccatcctgagacaaggccgagtatagcccacaaagatctccgccacggcacaacccaagggggggcgccaacccagataGGAAGATCACGTAcatatattacacaatacatatatgttttgttcgataaagttcatatttatatccaaaaacctcagtttacattggcgccatgttcagaaatgcctccaaaacatccggagaaattgcagagccacatcaaataacagaaYttctcatcataaactttgatgaaagatacatgttttacatagaaataaagatacacttgttcttaatgcaaccgctgtgtcagatttcaaaaaagctttacggcaaaagcacaatattcaataatctgagaacagcgttcagccacaaaaggaaacagttacccgccaaattgtgaagtcaacaaaagttataaatagcattataaatattcacttacctttgctgatctttgtcagaatgcactctcaggactcccacttccacaagaaatgtttgttttgttcggtaatgtccatcatttatgtccaaatagctttttttgttagcgtgtttggtaaacaaatccaaagtcaggaagcgcgttcactaaaagcagacgaaatgtcaaaaagttccgtaacagtcagtagaaacatgtcaaacgatgtattgaatcaatctttagcatgtttttaacataaatcttcaacaaagttccaaccggagaattccattgtcttcagaagtgcgatggaacagagctccctctcatgtgaatgcgcatggtcagagcatggtcagctcatgatagaccttactcattcccgtctccttcggccccacttcacagtagaagcatcagacaaggttctaaagactgttgacatatagtggaagccgtaggaagtgcaaactgacccatatcccactgtgtattagataggcgatgagttgaagacctacaaacctcagatttcccacttcctggttggatttttttctcaggtttttgcctgccgtatgagttctgttatactcacatacatcattcaaacagttttagaaacttcagtgtgttttctatccaataataataataatacgcatatattagcatctgggcctgaggagcaggcagtttactctgggcacctctgggcaccttttcatccaagctactcaatactgcccttgcagccataagaagttaatgaaagGACATGCATGTCTCACCTGCAGCCTCTATTCTAGTAATATGACCATTACTAAATATGTCCACCTTCCAGTGTTGatatgacagagagaggaaaaaccaGTGCACTAAACCTGATTCCATATATGTCCTTGGGGTTATGTAAGGTTATCTTTCACTGAGCCTGCTTTGGTGCTTCTGTCAATGTTCATCTAGAACAAACAGACACCACATCGAGGGGCCCATTTGGCCGTGATCAGCAGATTATTATATTTCCCTTgagatgcacacacatgcattagCGTCTGCTTTtctacaggcaggcaggcaggcagatattCAGAGGTAAGCTGGCATGGCACCATGCTTTCAATTAAGCATTTATCTGCAGGGCTTGGGTTGGCACTGCTACTGGTGCTAAGAGGGGTATGGCTGTGAGAGTCAAAGCCCAGAAGAGGCAATCTGTGTTGGGCACCATGACAGAGAGAGCCCTAACAACGCTGGGAGATAAGCCACATCACTGAGGTGGGGGTGCAGGAATTAGGTCATCAAActgaacagtctctctctctaactgattGGTCTCCACTCTCTTTTCTCTGATTGCTTTTTCTCTCCTRCTCTCATTCGCTCTCTCGCTGTAGATAAGGCTTTTTGTATCATTGAGTGGCATTGATGGCTGGGAGATCTGAGGGTGCGGAtggaagagaaaagagggactAAAAAGCAttgacaacaacacacagagagagaaaacatgtttGGGTTCAAATGTCACTCCAGTTCACAATGCTGTGTAGCTAGGAAGGAAACAGGAGCCTATCTATGGATTTCTAAGCAGTGAGGAGGTATAGAGGAGTCAGTGGTCCCAGGGTCATGCGTATAGACAACAGAAACCAAAAAGTAATATAGTGGGCTCAGATATCAGCCCTTTTAATGTGCTATTCTTGTCCTGTGGTTGGCAAGCGAACTATACCTTCCATAGATTTCTTGCGGAAAATAGATTGTAGTCAACACTGGTAGTGTGTTCCTTTCATAAACAGGCTGCATCGACACYGCAGTCTAGTAGTGTGTGCGtgagagtgtgcgtgtgcgtgtgtgcgtttagatactactgcactgttggagctagcatttcgctacgcccgcaataacatctgctaaatatgtgtatgtgaccaataaaatgtgatttgatttttatttgttttgtgtgcAGAGAAGCGGGTGAATGCTGATGAACACAGAATCACTCTATTTTAATCacctccatgtttgtttgtgtacacCTCTCCGACTCATTCGATGAGCACAGACCAAATTAATGAAAACACTAATCACACCTCCCATAGCAGCCCTCCCTCTATCTGCCACGTAATACAAACCTGTGACTGCACCTCCCTAAGGAAGAAGAAGGCACTACATTGATTTAATTAGCCGTCTCACAGAGGAGAACTGAGAGGAGGATTGCCAAGAGACCCactgttttgatttacatttggttgagttgtcaactaacatgagttcaaagtgaaatcaaccaaaatgtcaccatgtcattggatttaggttcaaagttaaATCCACCTTAAAGTTGGATTTAGGTGgatttttgcaaatccaataagTTTTTCACATTGATTCAACGTAATAATGTATCATTTTTGGGggtgaaatgacgtggaaacaacattgattcaaccagtttttgcccagtggcgAGTTCAACACCTATCTTATCCTGAGTGTAATAGCGTGTCACTCTGAAGTTAGCTGATGTGAGATATCAAGGGTAGATATTGAATGTATTCTTTATCAGTTTAAGAGGCCACGTGCAGTGATTGAATAAATTCAAAGTATATTAACAATTGAGAAGGATGTTTTTTTTACCATCCTGATGGAACAAAAGTCCCACCACCAAGCCTCAGCAGTGTGCTTCCTGTTGGCTTTTTCTATCTAATTTGAAAAGAGGCTGCCAATATGAATGGATTGGCATCACCATAGAgattcagagacacacacagaaacacagctcgTGGATCACCAGTCCCTAGCCCGTTCATGTTAGGACTACAGGAACCTTTATCAGCAGGAACATTTGCTTTAGGCTACTTCTATGCAATTGTTGTTTGCTAAACTGCAACATAATCCTTTCACATTTGGTTATTTTTGTCAAATTATTATAATAGAATCATGAAGAAATCAATGGGTGAGGACAGGATATCAGATGACAGAGCAAAATCAGAACTTAGCATTTAGCATGATAAGAGGGACCTCTGCTGGAGACAAGATGAAAACATTGAAGTTAAATTCAAATGCTTATGACCTTAGTAAATACCTTCTCTCCCTCCGGCTCATAGGGGTGGTGTTGTTGCTGTGGAGTCTAAGCCGGAGCTGCAGCGCGTGTTAGAGGCCAGGAAGAGGGAAAAAATTATAAAGCAAAGGAAGGAAGAAGATGAGGCCAGAAAGAAGATCTCTCCTCTGGAACaagagctcctcaagaggaaggaGAAGCTAGAAGAGGTAGGAATCATCAATCGGTCAATACAATTCTATTAATATAGAACATTTTACAAAGGCATCAGTCACAAATTGTTTGAATAAACTCCCTTTTGTTTCTGATTCAATTGGAGAAGGAGCAGGAAAAACAAGAGGAGACAGTGAAAGCCCCAGAGTTTGTCAAGGTCAAGGAGAACTTGAGACGGACGTCCTTTCACAGtaatggagagaaagaggtgtAGAGACAAACCGGTCCAGGTATACAATTTAGTTGGAATCTGCTGGAGTTTGCACACGTGTGTATTATAAGTGTGAATGGACAAAGAACTGCTGTGTTGTGTTGCTCTGACTGCACAACTCAGACAACAGCAAGGAACTTCTACCTGTTACAAGGACTGGTCGACAAGCCATGACACAATGCCTTCACAATCCTACTcagagcagagacacagagagagagagacagagaaggaaggtTGACTCTGCATTGGACTAGTGTTACAGTCAGTAGCATAGGCCAAACTATAGCTGTGACATCTCAATCCAGAGAAACTGGCATGAGTGTGAGGGTCAAAGAGGGGAGCAGCTATTCACTAGTGGACATAGTGTTCCGTATTGCAATGACTCTAGAAATAAAGCCATGGTGGGTGTTCTTCTACAGTGTGTCAGAGCAGTGGTTACTTTTCATTTTAAGCTGTGTATATCCAAGAGTCATTCTCTAGGATACAGTATAAGAAGCACACTGTACCTGCACATACAATCAATACAGATTGTTAACAGGAAACAATCCAATTAACTTCATGGCACACTCATAATCTTCTCATGCAATTTAAGGTCACGCATCTCAATGTGAAATCTCTCACAGAGAAAGTTCCTATCCCTAACAGTGCCTTCCTAGTTGCATGTCATCCTAATCAAAAAGTTAAAAACAAGAAAAGCTATCATTATGAAACTGTATACTATCAATCATTTAATGTCACGTGGGCATCATATAGAGTACTGTATGTAGGTGAATGTGAGTGTTGGTGTGATGTTGAAGAGACACAAGAGGCACAGATATTTATATTACCTCCAACCACATCTCACCTTTTTTTTCGTAACATTTACATGTTTTGGAAAGTTATATTTATGTTTTGTGCTAAAGGTGTGACGCAAGGTAGATATTCTCACATTTGTAATTCTATCACAGCTCTTTTTAAATAGTATTATGTAGCGATACACAATTAAATGCAATCAGTTGaataattttatttaaataaGGCACTTTAGAAAATGAAATTATGTATCTGAATATGTATTTTAGTGATCAATTATGAATTAGTCATTTTTTAAATCCTGTCTTTTTAAAATCCAATGATTAAGTTTGAATTTGTTTTTATCCTGATTGcgtatatttgtatttttgtgttttttgcacCACATATTGTTCTCTGCCTTTACTGACTACTGAAGCCACTTACAATGTTTAATGGTATAAAACTGTACATGTTATAAACATGAAGACATTACTTCTCATTTATTTTTCAGTCTCTTCATTGCATAAAAGTATGACTCTATTAATGTATGATTATTTCAATAGCTTTTACAATAGCACAATGATTGTTATGAataaccagcagcataccaccctgcataccactgctggcttgcttctgaagctaagcagggttggtcctggtcagtccctggatgggagaccaggtgctgctggaagtggtgttggagggccagtaggaggcactctttcctctggtctaaacaaagatcccaatgccccagggcagtgattggggacactgctctgtgtagggtgccgtctttcggatgggacgttaaacgggtgtcctgactctctgaggtcattaaagatcccatggcacttattgtaagagtaggggtgttaaccccggtgtcctggctaaattcccaatctggccctcaaccatcacggtcacctaataatccccagtttacaattggctcattcatccccctcctctcccctgtaactattccccaggtcgttgctgcaaatgagaacgtgttctcagtcaacttacctggtaaaataacggtaaaattaaattaaattaaaaaaaataacaataaaacttCAAATTACTACATATCTGAGAAGGGAGGTACAAAGAGCTTAAGTAAGATTGCTTTTCtttctaagaaaataaataaag
It encodes the following:
- the LOC111969954 gene encoding protein FAM107B isoform X2; amino-acid sequence: MAQRVTHSHSLFPPGQSGRPRDVLVKSASAYANLQWEQQPRQDGSHPPQDYPHRDQPPVAGYIPQPNYMEGDHDLIKPKRLLNPVKASKSHQDLQRELLMSQKRGGVVAVESKPELQRVLEARKREKIIKQRKEEDEARKKISPLEQELLKRKEKLEEEQEKQEETVKAPEFVKVKENLRRTSFHSNGEKEV
- the LOC111969954 gene encoding protein FAM107B isoform X1; the protein is MAQRVTHSHSLFPPGQSGRPRDVLVKSASAYANLQWEQQPRQDGSHPPQDYPHRDQPPVAGYIPQPNYMEGDHDLIKPKRLLNPVKASKSHQDLQRELLMSQKRGGVVAVESKPELQRVLEARKREKIIKQRKEEDEARKKISPLEQELLKRKEKLEEKEQEKQEETVKAPEFVKVKENLRRTSFHSNGEKEV